The genomic stretch TTGCCGACAGACAGGCGTTCCTTCAATAGCTCGTTGTAAAACTTTGGCGTCGGCCCGCGGTGTCCGGTGAGTATGCGATCGAGCTGATCCACTCGCTCCTTTGGATCTCCACGGAATGGAGCCAGCTGTAGTGTCTCCCCGTCCCACTGCGAACTGCGAATCATCCACTGCTCACCTTCCTGCAAGTTGTCGAGGACGAGTGGGACATATCCACTCCTAAAGACGATCAATTTCGGATCGAGGTAGTCCAACATGCTGAACGGTGGCCGGAGCCGCGGCCCCCAGGATGGGATGATGTAGGCTCCATTTGGGTCAGTGACGGTCTCAACAATCGTCAAGCGTTTGTCGTGGCCGCCGAAGCCTCCGACGCTTGTGAGAAGAACCCATTCAGCAACAACGACTACGCCTTCGATTGACTGCTGTGTTTCCGCATCGACAACCCTGCCACGAATCGATCTGGCGAAGTAAACGGGCGGGGCGCAGCCACTGAAGCCAAGCAAGATCACGGGCGCGGCTAGCCATCCGAGCAACAAGCGCTTCGACATGACTCGTTCTCACCCACATCGCGTGCGAATCGTCGTCGAAAGTGGCACTGGGGTCATGGCACTGGGGTCAGCCCTTGAAACTAGAAGTAGGCCGCTCCAACCTCTCCCAACGCTGCCCCCTGCTCTCCTCAGTGCCGCCACGCGCGCTATCGCCTTGCTGACCGCGTGCGGCGCTCATCCCGGGTCACGTCGGGACACTACTTGATGATCTTCTGCACGGCTTTGAAATCGGGCGCCGCCGCGGTGCGGACCCACTCGAGGCAAATCATTTCGACGCTGGTCGGCACGGCGCCCGACCCGATCATCTTCTCCCAACCGACTCGGTAGTCGAGTTCGAAGCGCGACGAAATGGCGTCGTGCGGCAGATGGACTTGATACCCTTGATCGAGCAGGTCGTGGACGGTCTGATTCACGCACGCGTGCGCCTCGAGGCCACACACCACGATCTGCCGACGATGGAGCCCGTCGAGCGCGGCGGCAAAACTCGTCTCGCCGCAACAGCTCAGCGAGAGTTTCTCGATTACCCGCTGGCCCGGCGGAAACAGCTCGACCAATTCCTTCATCGTGTGACCGAGCCCCTTAGGATACTGCTCCGTCACAAGCAAGGGAATCTCCAGTTGCGCGGTGACGCGCAGCAAGCGATTGAGCGCACGCATCACACCGTCGTGGTTGACCGTGGCCCCGCGGTAGGCTTCCTGGACATCGATCATGACCACGGCGCTGTGCGCGCGGTCGAGCACGCGAGGATGAGCCATCAATGAGCCATCACGGAGCCATCACTTCATGCGGTCGTCGTTGACTAGCGAGTCACTACGCGGCCACCGCGTGCGAACCCACGAGGTAATCCGCGCGGCAAGAGCGGATGGAGCGCCACGCCTTGCCCGATCGGCAGGCGCTCATGGAGAAACGGGCCATCGCGATCAAGTTGAAACTGGTCTTGCAGCAACATGCGCAGGGTTTGGTGGCGCGAGCGGCCGCGGTCAAACCCCGTCGTGACGAACGGCGCGTAGTCCGGATACACGCTGGCGCCGTCGTAACTGTTGGCGATGGCGAGCGGGCCACTGATCTGCACATCACTGCCGCTGCCACTCTCACCACGCGCCAGCGCCAGGCCTTGCACCAACCCGTTTGCGTAGGCCACGGACGCATCGGACGGAGTCTGCGAGTGGTCGTAGATCACCTGCGCCCGACGCCGCGGCTCCGCCGCGGACGCCGGCGCTTCCGGCGGGCCGGCGTTGTCGAGGGGTTTCGGGTGCTCGACTACGACAACATGAGTCTCGGTCGCGGCGGGAATGTCGTCGCGGTTGTTGGTGAAATGTCGACCGCCATCGGCGTCCCGCCACTCGACGATATCGGCGCGAGCAGCGGCGGCCATGATCGTGAGGAGGAGCAACACAACTGTCGATTTCATGGCCACGGATTGTATGCGAATGGGAAACCGGAGTCGATCGTCAGCGCGGACCGGACAAGAGCGGATTCACCACAGAGCGCGCCGAGAGCGCCGAGTCTGAGCGTGAGAGAACACGAAGGCTTCAACTGAGTCCATCGCCAAAGAGGCGATTGAAGTGCCGCGAAGGCTCTCGTGGCGACTCTGTCTCTGCGATCTCCGTGGCCTCGGCGGTGAGTGTTCTGGCACATTCGGGCTAACGCTGGCTCGGCGTTTTGATGATCCGCCAGATCGCCGCCGCATCGGTGAAGTCGCGCACGACGACCTCGGCGCCGGCCGCCGCCAGCCGCTGCCGGCCGCGCTCACTCTCGTTGATCCCAACGAAGCGCAGCCCCAACTCGCGCGCGGCTTCGACATCCCACACGCCGTCGCCGAAGCTAACGATGTGCGCCGGCGCGAAGCGGCGCCCGTAGTGGCGCTCGGCCACTGCGATGGCGCGCTGCACGATGTCGGCGCGGCGCGTCTCGCTGGTGGAAAAGCCGCCGCACGGGAAAAGGTGCTCCAATTCCGCATAGCGCAGCTTGACTCGCGCCGACGGCTCAACGCAGCCGGTCGCGATCGCCACCGGCGCTGTCTGCGCGCAGGCCGCGACGAACTCCGCGGCACCCGCCAACCGGCGCACCGGGGCCACGCCGGTCACGATCGTGCGTTCGAGGTGGGTGACGAAGCGCGTGACTACGTGCGCAATCTCCTCCGCCGTGGCGGTACGGCCGAGCGCGCGCGCAATCACCGCCCCAATGTAGCTGGTATCGCTCGCCGTCACGTTCGGCGGCCAACTCGCGTCGATAGCGGCGCCGTACAACTCGCGGAACGCTTGGACGTAGGCGATCTCCTCGGCGACGTGAATCAGCGTGCCGTCGATGTCGAAGAGGAGCAAGGTGTCGTTCATCGGCTTGCCGCGATCCGTGCCGCCAGTGGGGCTCGACGCACCAAGAGGGTACCGAGCGCCAACGACGCCAGGCTGAACCACTGTGCCGTCGTCATACCCAGCAGCCAGGCCGGGTTGCGCCGAATGAACTCGATCGCGAAGCGCGCGATCGCCGTGGCGATCAGATAGCGTCCGATCTGCGAGCCCGCGGGCGGATGATGCCGTCCACGCTGCCACAGCCAGGCGAACAGCGCGGCGCTCGCCGCCATCTCGTACAACGGCGCCGGGTGAACTCGCTCAGCCGTTGGCACTACGCCGTCCGGATAGCTCATGCCCCACGGCAAGTCGGTGGGGACGCCGTAGTCGCCATCACCCGCCAATTGGCAGCCGAGGCGCCCGAACGCTAGGCCAACGGCCAGCGCCGGGGCAACCACGTCCGCGATGGTCATCAACGAAAGTTGATAGCGTCGCGCCCAAGTGAGCACGGCACCGGCACCGCCGATTACGCCGCCGTACCACACCCAGCCGCTGGCCGCGGTGAGAAAGCGCAGGGGATGCTCGCTGAATTGATTCCACGCGGTCGGAATCATGAACACCCGTGCACCCGCCCAGCCGCCGACGTAGGCCCACAACGTGATGTCGTAGGCCAACCGTACATCGAGCGTGCGCCGTCGCAGCTCGGCGCGGATCACCAGCAAGCCGAAGACGAAGCCTGCCAACGCCGCCGCCCAGAAGCTCGGCACCGCGTAGTCGCCGACACGGAGCAGAACCGGATGCATCTAGTGGGAACGTGCCGTCCAGGGCCGCGCGCACAACGCCAACCCGACGAGACACGATGCGACGCTGAGCACCTGCGGTAACGTGAGCCCCACCGCAACGACGTGCACAATGATGTGATTGATGCGCACGAATTCCACCCCGAAGCGCGCCAGCCCCGTGGTGATGAGGTACAGGCCGAGGATCACTCCC from Deltaproteobacteria bacterium encodes the following:
- a CDS encoding prolipoprotein diacylglyceryl transferase encodes the protein MHPVLLRVGDYAVPSFWAAALAGFVFGLLVIRAELRRRTLDVRLAYDITLWAYVGGWAGARVFMIPTAWNQFSEHPLRFLTAASGWVWYGGVIGGAGAVLTWARRYQLSLMTIADVVAPALAVGLAFGRLGCQLAGDGDYGVPTDLPWGMSYPDGVVPTAERVHPAPLYEMAASAALFAWLWQRGRHHPPAGSQIGRYLIATAIARFAIEFIRRNPAWLLGMTTAQWFSLASLALGTLLVRRAPLAARIAASR
- a CDS encoding DUF4124 domain-containing protein produces the protein MKSTVVLLLLTIMAAAARADIVEWRDADGGRHFTNNRDDIPAATETHVVVVEHPKPLDNAGPPEAPASAAEPRRRAQVIYDHSQTPSDASVAYANGLVQGLALARGESGSGSDVQISGPLAIANSYDGASVYPDYAPFVTTGFDRGRSRHQTLRMLLQDQFQLDRDGPFLHERLPIGQGVALHPLLPRGLPRGFARGGRVVTR
- a CDS encoding isochorismatase family protein, translating into MAHPRVLDRAHSAVVMIDVQEAYRGATVNHDGVMRALNRLLRVTAQLEIPLLVTEQYPKGLGHTMKELVELFPPGQRVIEKLSLSCCGETSFAAALDGLHRRQIVVCGLEAHACVNQTVHDLLDQGYQVHLPHDAISSRFELDYRVGWEKMIGSGAVPTSVEMICLEWVRTAAAPDFKAVQKIIK
- a CDS encoding HAD family hydrolase, whose product is MNDTLLLFDIDGTLIHVAEEIAYVQAFRELYGAAIDASWPPNVTASDTSYIGAVIARALGRTATAEEIAHVVTRFVTHLERTIVTGVAPVRRLAGAAEFVAACAQTAPVAIATGCVEPSARVKLRYAELEHLFPCGGFSTSETRRADIVQRAIAVAERHYGRRFAPAHIVSFGDGVWDVEAARELGLRFVGINESERGRQRLAAAGAEVVVRDFTDAAAIWRIIKTPSQR